One genomic window of Pseudomonadota bacterium includes the following:
- a CDS encoding ABC transporter ATP-binding protein — translation MNALSVRNLSLHFGEKQVLRAMEFDVPAGEFFVIIGPNGSGKTTLLRAMAGLQKIESGTVRIQQKAISDYPRRDLARVMAVVPQNVPFDFPFTVAETVLMGRSPYLGLLGIERKRDYEIAEQAMEFTDIRHLAGRRLDQLSGGERQRVIIAKAICQEPDIILLDEPTASLDPAHQINVMDLMQRFRRERNTTIVMVSHDLNLAAMYGDRLLLLKDG, via the coding sequence ATGAACGCCCTCAGTGTCAGAAACTTGAGCCTTCACTTCGGCGAGAAACAAGTGTTGCGGGCCATGGAATTTGATGTTCCGGCCGGTGAGTTTTTTGTGATAATCGGTCCCAACGGCTCCGGAAAAACCACCCTTCTCCGAGCCATGGCCGGTCTACAGAAGATTGAATCAGGTACGGTGCGTATTCAGCAGAAGGCCATTTCGGATTACCCCAGAAGGGATCTGGCCCGCGTCATGGCGGTTGTGCCTCAGAATGTTCCCTTTGATTTCCCATTCACGGTTGCTGAAACAGTGCTTATGGGCAGAAGCCCCTATCTCGGCCTTCTTGGTATTGAAAGAAAGAGGGATTATGAGATTGCGGAGCAGGCCATGGAGTTCACGGATATCAGGCATCTCGCCGGCAGACGTCTGGATCAGCTGAGCGGCGGTGAGCGGCAAAGAGTGATAATTGCCAAGGCCATATGCCAGGAGCCGGATATTATCCTCCTTGACGAACCCACTGCATCTCTCGATCCTGCGCATCAGATTAATGTAATGGATCTCATGCAGCGCTTCAGGCGGGAGAGGAATACAACCATTGTCATGGTTTCCCATGATCTGAATCTGGCGGCAATGTATGGTGACCGGCTTCTTCTGCTCAAAGACGGGG
- a CDS encoding iron ABC transporter permease translates to MKRGAAVTESFPPVITRLIGVTILLGIVLLVCAFIGISVGPSGVDFAQTLAALTGKVDTSSMSWTIIWQVRLPRVALAAAVGATLALGGLVFQALLRNTLAEPYILGVSGGSAVGAILGIIAGFSNFPGIALTSFIGSMGILALVLALAAGRSILNKDSLLLGGVMMNAFCGAVIMFLISLTKTSQMHHILFWLMGDLSMFTQERMPVLLAVIPCFILILILARPMNLLLMGEEAAAASGINVNLVSMVLLIATSLMVSIVVCQSGLVGFVGLVVPHVLRMMLGPDHRLLVPACLLGGGSYLIFCDLLARTLPSQGEMPVGIITAMIGAPLFIFLLWRAKR, encoded by the coding sequence ATGAAAAGGGGGGCGGCGGTGACTGAGAGTTTTCCACCGGTGATAACCCGGCTTATCGGGGTGACCATCCTCCTTGGCATTGTTTTGCTGGTCTGCGCCTTTATTGGAATTTCCGTTGGACCTTCCGGGGTTGATTTTGCCCAGACCCTTGCCGCTCTTACCGGCAAAGTGGACACTTCCTCAATGAGTTGGACGATCATCTGGCAGGTGCGCCTGCCTCGGGTTGCCCTGGCCGCTGCCGTGGGAGCGACTCTTGCCCTGGGCGGGCTGGTGTTCCAGGCATTATTGCGCAACACCCTTGCAGAACCATACATCCTTGGAGTTTCCGGGGGATCGGCAGTGGGCGCAATATTGGGCATCATTGCAGGTTTTTCGAACTTTCCCGGTATCGCGCTCACCTCCTTTATCGGCAGTATGGGGATTCTTGCCCTGGTACTTGCTCTTGCTGCCGGAAGATCGATTTTAAATAAGGATTCATTGCTGCTCGGTGGGGTGATGATGAACGCCTTTTGCGGCGCAGTGATCATGTTTTTGATCTCACTGACAAAGACTTCCCAGATGCATCATATATTATTCTGGCTGATGGGCGATCTTTCGATGTTTACTCAGGAAAGAATGCCGGTACTCCTGGCCGTAATTCCCTGTTTTATTCTGATCCTGATTCTTGCCCGGCCGATGAATCTGCTGCTCATGGGCGAGGAGGCCGCTGCTGCATCGGGAATAAACGTCAATCTGGTCAGCATGGTATTGCTGATCGCCACCTCATTGATGGTGAGTATCGTGGTCTGTCAGTCCGGTCTCGTGGGTTTTGTCGGGCTGGTCGTGCCCCATGTATTGAGGATGATGCTTGGGCCGGATCATCGTCTGCTGGTGCCTGCATGTCTGCTGGGAGGAGGATCGTATCTTATTTTCTGTGATCTGCTGGCCAGGACTCTCCCCTCTCAGGGCGAGATGCCGGTGGGAATCATCACGGCGATGATCGGTGCGCCGTTGTTCATTTTTCTATTGTGGCGGGCAAAGCGATGA